The nucleotide sequence CCAGTTAGAAAATGCCTTAATCTTTTCATGCACTGCATTGTTTTCACATTCAATATTGCTTCAATTTCTTTGCATATTATAAAGTATATGACAAATATACACCAGGAACTTTTCATTTTGAGACATTATTCATGATATGGTAAATGCCACAGCATCAGTAGTAAATGTTTCACACCCAGTGGAGAATGATTAATGTTGCCAAAATAGGTATTGTCTAAgaagtgtttttgttttcttaaaaacTTCTTGATTCTTTCTCCAGTACGAGAACAAACTACATATGTAAACTTTGGTATAAACTGGTGACAATAGTTTATCAACCCCCAATGATTCAAAGATTCTTCAATTTATTCTGATTTACATGCCTTAGCTTTTTGTAACTGTTGGATTACAAGGTAGTTTTATCCCCTCCTTTGAAATATACGGAACATGTATGATTAATAGTTTTGTTTGGATTGGTTCCTTTCATACCAGTAACAGGTGCATTTTCTCaattctttaatttattcttGTCACCCTGATAATTAATTTTGTCAGCTACAAGAAGAACTgtaccatgcacacatatatatagtgattgcTCTATCTTCACAGACGATTGCTGTCTCCTTATACTTTGTAGTAAATGGCATTTCTGACTTTCTATCCACAACCTTTCAcacaaaaacatgtgtgtgtgtgtgtatttgtgaaagatatattttgtgaatttactgataagagaaaaatatacttGATTCTCTATCACCACATTGAGCCTTACAATCCAGTTATAGTATATAATTTAAAGGTTAaggtttaaatataaattatataagacAAAGTTAATAAGTCCTTCAATGCAAAGGTTTATTTtggtgtttttgattttttttttgtcctaggtaggtatattaaaatatatgtacattttgtcATACAGATTGTTTTGTAAGACATTTTCTTGTTCAACTGTCAACTGAAGATTACAGTGACCTTAGTAAGGTCTCTATATCACTCCCTTTGGCAGTGCTGACCAGTTTTGATTCCACTAGGGAATATCCAGGTTCTTTTGGCCACATTGTAGAGTGACATTTTAACTGCTGCTATCAAGGGTCAGAAGCAATTTCctacttaattattttgtttaactACTTGCTGAGGATTTACTATGGCTTTATCTTCAAGTATCTCTGCTATATTCATGAAGTGTTCTCTGCAATTTACCCCTTTCAGCTCTGTTATCTTTCTGAAGATCAATATCATCCAGGTATGACATTGCAAATTTATTTGGAAACACACCTCCAGAGGAAGTACTGTATGCCTACTGCCAATCGTTGTTTCACATGACTCCATGAAACCATCATATTTCAAATACTTCATTTACccattccatatttttttttctcaaactaCAACTcaatttttagaatatttttcattaaatcagATTATGCTATAAATTCAAGGCATCACTTCCTATTGCTACTTAATAGAAGGTCTTGTACCATTCCACCAGCTCTACAGAGTTTGTATTCTAGGATTAAAGAGTTCACTCTTTACTGTATCAATTTACATTCAGAGTTATTGCTCTTGCAGCTAATAAAATCCATATATCTGTGCAATATcagtagaaaacattttgtaTGCATGTCTAATTTCCTTGACAGGTTACTTTGATTATAGCTGAAGGGCCATATCTCACCATAATTTAGGGAAAAGGTATTTAGCTACCAAGGGGAGATCAGAGTGAAAGTCTAATATTAAGAATAAAGTTTGTGCTTGTGATATAGTGTGGAGAGACAATTACCAAGAGATTTCTTACATACActcttatagacatatatatagatgttttttCATGCGTAAATTGAACAAAATTAACATATCTGAACCATGTTTTTGTTCTATCACATCTTCAATGGGTTTAGAACAACTGTTTAATGGTGTAAATTCTATTCATTATGTTTTAAGTGGTCACAATACTGGCTGTTGACACCATTGATCATTTATTAAACATCAAGGTCAGATTTTTAAAGTTTATGAGTAAGAATTTCTGCATGTGCCCACAGGCAGAAATTAGCTTATTTTCTTTAGGATTGGAGTAGAATGGCAAATAATAAAACCATTTATATAACAGTGACGTGTTTATTAATAATATGCTAAGTCGAGCTCACACACACAGGGGcttctcagtttctgtcaaccaaataatTTTCATCGAAGGTCACATAATTTTGATCCAGTTTTAAATGATGGTGCCCTATTTAATACTGCCCGTGTATTTCAGAAATACATGATGAAATGAAATAAGCTGTTGAATGTGTGTGGCGTGAGTGCTATGTAGCTATATGCTTGTGTAGTTACCGGTGACATAAGCATGGTATTATACTTTGGTCGTTATCTCTTTACAATAATTTTCATCGAAGGTTTTATATTTCAAGCAGCTGtagttcaattttgtttttcttgttaacAGTTGGTGGAATCTGCTGTTGATGAGATAGATGATATGCTTTGCAATACTGATTTTTACAATAGTATGGTggaatcattattgttgtcattttaataataataatgaaattattgtatacagtgctcaggtgcaccacaacttgtcaaaagtgcgtataaaaaatatgcagtaatgtacaaatgtctggaaagcgaacagtgtatgagtcagatacatgcttgcatgtgtatggaggggagaaaatcaggtgtagtgttggcagatctcaggaagcatggaagttttgaaggatgcagagctccgacaactaacaactgatgctggcagtttgttccatgcttcagcaactcttagcgtgaaaaaatgtttctgaaagtcatgggagctgtgctgttttctgactttgtaaacatgtccacgggtgttagacaggtggagtttgaaaaggtgctcagagttattgttagtaagatggttaataattttatgagtgtctgccaagtcagctgccagataatgtctacttttccatacatgggtcagacaaaatttgtttaaACAGATTTTCTAGGGCCTGATGCTCTTCTTGTCATCAACTGTCACATatctaaacaaaatattttttaccctAGTTCAGACATTTTTATCATGGATGTTTGCAAACAAATGACACCATTTATATAACAGTgacatgtgtttattattaatatgctaagtcaagctcacacacacacagggccttctcagtttctgtcaaccaaattcactcattgcTTGTGCTTATACcaaatattatacaatatcatatTTCTCATTTTTGTTGGTGAGCCTATTTTTAACAATACTCAACCTTTCATTACATTATCTCTTTATCTTATCAACTCTAAATAGGTGATGCTAGAGAATTTGGGGTAACATTGTAGTTCAAAACAGTTTCATGGATCAAGGCATGTCTTAAATTATTCAATATAGTTATTCTAAAGTTTTACAGGAGATATTTCTGGTGAAATGCCATCTAGAAAGAAAGATTTGTCTTACCTACAATACATAAATTACTACTTCATTCAGAGTCAAACAGTAGAAAATCCAGTTGGTTATATCATTCACATAGTTAAAAATTTGAACAAATGAAAGTCATGTTTTACAAATTgaaacaaacattgatatatattcattgtattttcaaataatttcatacattttatttattctttacactttatatttttaatttattcttattctttggcACTTCAGATTTTTAAAGATAATAAATTTCATGAGACAAGATTTAGAGTGACAAtacatgacaaaagaaaaaaacaaacatcatttGTTTCCTAATACACATACTTTTGATGgcaattaaataatgataaaattgtgACAGCTGTATATCTATAAGCAGactaattatcaaaattaattcaaaataaattaaactgaAAATGCAACAACACATTATCAGTAATAATTTGATAGACAGgtttacacacttatataaaatataataataatttacaccACAGTGGCACAAGAGTTTACAATCAGAAAGTGGAAAAGTTAcatttatgaaattttgaatatttttcagaAGAGTTTCTCAACGAGTATAGTATATCAAAAGATATAAGTCTATTCTAAAAAGTCATGATTGGGGAAATATTTTCCTCTGAAATAATTCTACTAAAATGTCACAataacattataacaattacttTCACACAATTTCTAAGAATTACTATACATTCTAATATAGCATAGTTTCTACAGGTTTCATGTTGTGATAACTTCATTCAttgccaaaaacaaaaaacaaaaaaaatgttttccaagGTTATAACAGTGATAGAATTTCACAACTGCACCAATATATAAATGGAACTAGCTAAAACACAAAGAGAATAGTTTAATCATAAATATCACccgtataaatattttaatatgtccATGTGAGAATGATATACTGTGTACATCACAGTGGAGTTTACCAAATGTTTACAACAGACAATATGGTATGAGAAAAGTTAAATACACcagaatatatttagttttccATTAAAATGATTTGGCTAAAGATTTCTCAAGTTTATGTCTGTCTCAAAATGTCGGGCAAATGTGTTCAGTCAAGCTGAGTCTCAGTTTTGGTCCTCACATACAAAGATGCTATCTAGTTTTATACTTGTCAAAACTACAGCATTTGATGACTAATTCTGAAAACCTATAGTGATTACTATATTTGACTACAAGGAGACTGTAGTACTGTACTTTTGTTAGTTTGTCATGCCCTTCCAGATAGGTGAGGCTGTTGATGTTCATTCATCTGTAGATTGATGTTATATGGGCCTCCAGTGGGTTGTAGTTCTGAGGCTGAGTGAAGTGTTTAGTAAAGGAGTTCGCTGAGAGATCATCAAAAAGTGCGAGTCTAGCATTTGTATCAACTTTGATAGGTTTAATTGTGTTAGAGGGCTTGTTTCTTTGATTTGTATCTTTGTGCTGTTGAAGGAGACTAGATTGTCATATAAACACATTGAAAGTTGTTTTCAAGAGGCTTGTTCATGGAGGTAGTATATGATTGAGGTGTGGTTTTTAGGATGTACATCAATGTTGCTGAACATAGGAGTGAAGGGTGGAACTGTCGGCAGAAGAAAGGTTGTGTCTATTTTTAAGTGAtagtaaatttataattaatgtaCAGGAAGAAAGGTTTGATTGACATAACCACACCTTGAATACACCAGAGTTTATGGAGTGTGAATCTGCACATGTTGCAATTGTCTAACAGGAATCCAAAAATGAAAGACAGATGGAGACCATATTTGGGCAAAGTAACTAGGTTTTTATACTAAACATGGTCAAAAGATTTGCTGATTTCAGATGCGACAATTTTGCTTGCACTAGAGTTATGTAAGAGCAAAACTTCAGTTTATCTGCATCCACagaaattatattgtatttaatCATCATCTTTGAAAAGCTAGGAGTGATATATTGGCAGTCAGGGAAATTACCCATTTTGAAGAATATGAGACACTTTATTAAATCGGAATAGATTCTGGTAGGTATAGACTAACTGGTTATAACTCAGGAATACACAGATTAAGTGTGATTAAAAGAAAGTTAAAAGTTGTCTTGTTGGGCTGAAGTGATTCAGGAGATTTTTGCACATGATGATTGAATTCATGTGGTTTGGATGAAATTGGAGACATTGGGAaggagagattgagagagtgTTGTAGAGCATGTGCAGTGTGGAATTGAAGCGAAGAACAAATGACAAAGTGGATGAGCAGCTAACATAAGCTGTCTTGTTTGTGGAATGGTGGGTTGAGGTCAGTAGAGAACACTTTTGTGCAAGGGATCATAAAACTCAGGAAGTGAGAGAGCTTGCAGGCTATGTCATGCACAAAGACACTTCTTTTCTGCGTTTCAGAGGTGGTTGCTACAGTGGATACAAACTTTTATGTTCATGTTGATTACAGGCATTAGTTGCATGAAAGATGTGTTGGCCAGTAGTCAAAATAACTACTTGTTGAAGGTGGTGTTGTTAAAGCTGACAGCATATTAGGTGGATAATGCCCAACtcagataaaacaatgaacattTAAAAATTAGACCGGTATGTTCTCTTTAAAGCAAGATTAAAATACTTTTGCATGCAATTAACTAATCTGGTCTAAAAACATGCTACATAATGTCACAATTGGTTAACAATATTTTTAGTTTAGGCTATGTTTTTCAGAAGAGATAAAAGTTACTTCCTTAATATACTGCAAAAAGGACAGCTAACATGTTGCAACAGATGTTAATGGTCAAATCCCAGCACTTAGCGTAAAATGATTATTCTACTGCATGAACATGCTGGTGAATATTCAAAGTTGTTTTATgtgaaaatgttttaccacagatttcgcaatggtatggtttttcccctgtgtgGATGCGTTTATGAATAGTTAAAATGATATTTGCAGAGAACGCTTTATTGCAGATGTCACACTGATAGGATTTTTCTcttgtgtgaatacgtttgtgaagaGTCAGATACTCGTTGcgagaaaatgttttaccacaagtatcacaatggtatggtttctcacctgaatgaatatgtttgtgtctgattAAATATCTCTTCTGTGCGAATATTTTCCCACAGACATCACATTGGTGTAGTTTTTCACCAGCATAAAAATGATCGTCAGCTGAATTTTCACCTCCTGCAAAATCTTTACCAGAGGTATCACAATGATAAGAACTTGCAGTGTGGATATGTTTGTGCTTAATTAAATATCTCCCCCgtgcaaactttttaccacatacATCACACtggtatggtttttcacctgagtgaatgtgtttgtgacgAGTTAAAtctccactttgagagaatgctttaccacaaacatcacactcataaggtttttcccctgtatgaatacgtttgtgacatcTCAAATAATCATTGCGAGAGAATGTTTTGCTACAGAtctcacactgatatggtttctctcccgaatgaataagtttgtgagaagttaaataCCCATTTCGAGTAAAAgctttaccacatatatcacagcgGTATGGTTTTTCCCCTGAGTGAATATGTTTATGCCTAATTAAATATCTCTTCCGCGAAAatattttaccacagatatcacacgggTGTGGTTTATCTGAGTGAATATTTTTATGAGAGGTTAAATTTTCAATTACAGTGAACtttttaccacagacatcacactggAAAGGTTTCTCAatagtgtgaatacgtttgtgacgagATAAATCTCCACTTATAGAGAATGCTttgccacagacatcacagtgatatggtttctcacctgtgtgaatattTCGATGATTGCTTAAATGTccactttgagaaaatgatttgtgACAGACTTCACACTGGTATGGTTTCTCATCtgaatgaatacgtttatgagaagTTAAATTTCCACTTGttgagaacgatttaccacagacatcacattggTATGGTTTCTTACCTGTGTGTATTCGCTTATGACATGTCAGATGTCCACTTCCAGAGAATcttttaccacagacatcacattcatatggttttaccccagtatgaatacgtagaTGACGTTTCAAATAATCATTCCGAGAGAACGTTTTAgtacagatatcacactggtaCGGTTTCTCCCCAGTGTGAATAAGTTTATGATAAGTTAAATATCCATTTTgggagaatgatttgccacacaCATCACACTGGTATGGCTTCTCATTGACATGAACACGTTTATGAACAGATAATGCTTTAgtttcagaaaataactcacCACAGATATTGCAACGATAAGGTTTCTCttccgtatgaatacgtttatgggcTGCAAAACTTTCACTGGAGTAGAATGTCTTACCACAAACGTCACAGCGGCTTGGTTTTATTCCTGAGTGTATTCGTTTGTGACGTTTCAGATTATCATTGCGAGAATATCTTTTACTACAGACATCACAATGGAATGGTTTCTCTATTGAATATGTACATTTATGGCGAGTTAATTTAGAATTGTCTGAGAAGgttttaccacagatgtcacagtgatatggttttttttCATTGTGGATATTCTTGTGATTAGTCAAACTATCAGCATCAGAGAATATGAGTAAACATATGCTGCACGTATAGAATTTCTTTGTTAAACGTAATCGTGGCACTTTAGCTTCAGGTTTTGGTTCATCATTATCTTGACATTTACTTACTGTCTCCTCCATAATGTCTGTTGGTTATCAAATAccaatgtaattctttttttttaaattttacaaattaCTTCATGGTTAATAAACAAAAGTCACATGTCTTCTTGAAAATGTCATTCTTCTGTTTTTCATACCCTTCTTTATGAATTCCTTTATGAATGTTTGGTGAGAAATTTCCTGAAATAATATAGCAACATAACATAAGAATCATGAACATTCTTAGTATATCTATCATGCAGTCTAGTCAATTTTA is from Octopus sinensis linkage group LG7, ASM634580v1, whole genome shotgun sequence and encodes:
- the LOC115213941 gene encoding zinc finger protein 260-like, with protein sequence MEETVSKCQDNDEPKPEAKVPRLRLTKKFYTCSICLLIFSDADSLTNHKNIHNEKKPYHCDICGKTFSDNSKLTRHKCTYSIEKPFHCDVCSKRYSRNDNLKRHKRIHSGIKPSRCDVCGKTFYSSESFAAHKRIHTEEKPYRCNICGELFSETKALSVHKRVHVNEKPYQCDVCGKSFSQNGYLTYHKLIHTGEKPYQCDICTKTFSRNDYLKRHLRIHTGVKPYECDVCGKRFSGSGHLTCHKRIHTGKKPYQCDVCGKSFSTSGNLTSHKRIHSDEKPYQCEVCHKSFSQSGHLSNHRNIHTGEKPYHCDVCGKAFSISGDLSRHKRIHTIEKPFQCDVCGKKFTVIENLTSHKNIHSDKPHPCDICGKIFSRKRYLIRHKHIHSGEKPYRCDICGKAFTRNGYLTSHKLIHSGEKPYQCEICSKTFSRNDYLRCHKRIHTGEKPYECDVCGKAFSQSGDLTRHKHIHSGEKPYQCDVCGKKFARGRYLIKHKHIHTASSYHCDTSGKDFAGGENSADDHFYAGEKLHQCDVCGKIFAQKRYLIRHKHIHSGEKPYHCDTCGKTFSRNEYLTLHKRIHTREKSYQCDICNKAFSANIILTIHKRIHTGEKPYHCEICGKTFSHKTTLNIHQHVHAVE